From the genome of Rubripirellula reticaptiva:
CCCGTTTTCGATCAACTTTGGCGATGCCGGTGTCGGCTATGCTTTCTTAAGCGAGGACGGTATGGAAGCGAAGTTCCTTTGGCAGTGTGGGTAGGTTGTTATGAAGCAGTCAGGCAAAACGGAGAAAACAATGTCGAGCAAAATCCTATTTCAACGAGCAGCGTCCGTCGTTGGGAGCAATGACGTTTTTGATTTGTTCCTAATTGATGATGACGGATCAAACTTACTGCGTCTGACAACTTCTTTGGCTGGCAAAGAGTTTGACAGCTTCGATGCTGCATTCTCTCCGACTGGAGAAAGTATTGTCTTCGCAACAATGAGACATCGTGAAGATGCAGGCAATGAAAACACTTCAGAGATCTATCGAATTAAAAAAGACTGGGGAGTCTTAACTCGATTGACGAGCGACGGTTTCTATGACTCGTCACCAAGCTGGTCAAATGACGGACAATCTATTTTGTTTACCGGCGAGCGACCTGATGAAAGACTGTTTACCATGTCTGCGGTTGACGGTTCATCAATAACGGCGTTGCCAATCGCAAGCGGCGGCAACGGTGACAGGTCCGCCAGTTATTCTCCAGATGGTTCACGCATAGCGTTCATTAGAGATTTTGGAGGTGGAATTCGATCAGTATTCGTTGCCGACGCAGACGGAAGCAACGAACAAAACTTGACCACAATCCCGAGTCTTTGCACCTCTCCTCGCTGGTCACCAGACGGCCTGAGAATTTCCTACGCAAGCGATCACCACAACCCAATCACAAATCAACTTGATATCTACGTGATGGATGCTGCTGATTCCAATGGAGATGGTGAAGGGGACAATCGAACCCGGCTTACGATGGATAGTTCAAGCACCGTTTCTTCGCAGTCACCAGTTTTCTCACCGGACGGTTCTCAGATCGCCTATGTGAACAACTCTGGAGGCAAGTCCGACATCCACTTGATGAACGCAGATGGATCGAATCCAGCAGTTTTCCAAAGCTATGGCGAAGACTGTTTCTTGTGCGACTGGAAGTAGAAAAGCAGTTGGAGACACATTGATGCTTCAGAACGAGGCAATGGAGGCAAGCCACACCACCTTGGTGTCGAATCGAAGTGGATCTACATTCCTGTTCCTCAGTCAACGTGTCACCTTTCTTCTGCCACTGTCTTCCACGGCACCTGCGGCGTTTTAGGAAGAGAGAAAAGTGGCGCTGGGCCGGATGGTCCACATGGTCCAGACGAATTCGCAGTTCTCCTTCTTGTTTTGTTTACATCCTTCCAATTCAAAATATCTCAATGGAAGTGAATGTTGTTAGGACCATGTGGACCACCCCTGTTTTTACAGTGTTTATTGCCACTTTTGTCTGGCCCATGTGCGGACCTTTGTTCGGCCCATGTCTGGACCACCTTGCCGCCGCCGCTGTTGAGGGGGGTGACGATGGAAGAAAAACAGGTCACAAAACGCAAATGGGCCGGAACGTTGTTCGTCCCGACCCACATGAACGGCAGTTTGTCTGGCCCACTACGAAATCATCGAACGACAATTCTGTTGACTAATCGTTTCAGGATTCAGCCCCAAACCTTTGTACCAGCGGTCTCGACTAGCTCCATTTCGGCGTCGTTCATCATCGATACGTGGGATGGCAGCACGTAGCTTTCGGCCAAAGTCGTTATTACTTCCAGACACATGCCCGTTCTGCTCACACCAAACCTTCCATACTGCCTGTATGTCATCGAAGCGAACACTTTTGTCTGGTCCAACAAGACAGCACTCGTCCAAAAACGACTGAACTGGTGACGACAGATAAACAAAGTCACGCATGATCTTTTCACCTGCCACTGGATTCTTGAAACGCCCATTGGCTCTTAACTGTTTCAGTCCTTCCAGTGACCAATTCGTAATCCCCGAGACTTCCTTCAACAATCTGTCAACAAGCCCAAAATCCTCTTTACCTTCGTAGGTGTTGTTGTAGGGAATGATGAGCAGACGAGACCTCAATGCTGCTGAAGAATCCGACAATCGTGGCAGTTCATTAACCGCCATGGTGAACCTGACTTTCATGGCAACACTGGATATTGCCTTCACACCTTTTCGGTCAACAGTCTGTTCAGAACCGCCAGAGATGGCTTTCAGTCGTTCCAGAATAAGCGAGTTGTCGCTGTATCTGCCAAGATGACCTTCGTCAATCAGAGCAGACATCTTCCCGACAAGTGGTTCCAGCCCGAACCTGCCCCCCAGAGAAGCCAATGATGTGTTGGCGATGTTATGACGACCGAGCATTGCTGACATCATCGCCATCGTGGTGCCTTTGCCACTTCGAGGTGGTCCGATCAGCATGGCGATTTTGTGCTGACGATTGTCATTGGCGAGGTTGTAACCAAACCATTGTCGCAGCGTGCTGATCCGTTCCTCATCTTCATCGAACACTTGGTTCAGAAAACCCATCCATGTAGGACAGTCTGCATGTCGGTCAAACCGATGTGGCAGACAATTCGGCGAAAACCAGTTCGGAGTATGCTGTAGGAGGTTGTCTTTCCCAGACAGAAACTCCCGGACATTCAGCAAGCCGTTATCAAAGGCGATGATTTCTTCTGGTCCACTGGAAAGCCAGCAGGGTGCCTCAAGCTGCGAAGACTGATTGGTCACCGCCTTCAGAGCATCCATGACACCACCGACAACGTTTCTTGTCGGCTTGAATGTCGTCCGTTTATCCTTGCTCCACGTTTTGCAAGTCGCCATCCACTTCCACAGACGAGCTTTGATGTCGTCGTCAGTGATGACCTCATACAGCCTTCCTGTCCAGCCATGCCATGTGGCCTGATGATGAATCAGTGTTGGCTTGTGATTGTGAGCAAAGCATTCCCGCCGAAACAGTTCGGCAGTTTCGAGATGGTTATTGGGATCAATGGTGTGGTTGTCATCAACTGGTTTAACAACATCGTCAACCTTGGCTTCCATGGGACCAACATCACGAAACGGTGACAGCCGATCTGCAATTTTGCCTTCGTATGTCTGTCCGAGACACCAATCGATCTTTCTGGCGATTTCGTCGTCGGTCCACGGATACCAACCACAGGAAGCGTCAAACTGGTCCGGTTTGCGTGCCCATTCGCTCAGCATTTCCTGAACGACGTTTACTGGCAAAGCGAAGCCGTAGAGTAACTTCATGGTCAATGCTGAACACTTATTATCAGCCCCAGTGCCTTGCTGTGTTCCGGGAACAGATTTCAGATACTGCCGAGCCTGCGACTCACGCTCTTCGACTTCCGTCTGAACCTGAGCAATGAGTCCTTCATGTTCATTGGAAATGATATCCGTCGTTACGGAGGCCGCTGCCTTCTTGGTCTTCGCCGTTTCATCTGGCAACCATGCTGGATCATAAACAGGACACTCCATTAGAAGCTCCATCGTCCACGGTGTTACCTCTTCGTACATGCTCCCTGTTTTCGGGTGGATCGATCCGGGGATCATGATGAGCCCGCCATCGCCCCGAATGTCGAGGTTGTACTGTTTGCCATCCAGTCGCAGCTTTGTCGGACTACCGATGAATGGATGGGCCTCGATTGACGGTCGTCGATAGACAAATTGCTTGTTACCACTGCCTGTGACCTGCATCATTGGCGTTGGTGGACAGTGATTCCGAACAAGCTCTTCAGCTTCTTCGTCATCGCTGTCCACGACGATGATGCCGGGATTGTCGTCTGACCATGGGATGGCACCGGTAAGCAAAGCGAAATTGTGGTTTCTTGCTTTCCAAATTCGCCTGCCGTCCTTGGTCGGAAACTTGCCCGGTAACCATTCTTTAAGTTCGCCCGCCGATACTCGTCGAGTCTGAAATTCTTTCCATTGGACGCACGGATTCTTACCGTTCATCGGGATCAGATTGAAATTCATTTCGTACAGCCGAGAGACGATCTCTGTTCTGTGATTTCTCGTGCTTTCGTCAACGAGAATTTGCTCGGTGTTACTTAGATACATAAGGATGTCCTTCTCCGACTGACCACCAGTCGGAACATTTCAAAAGTTAAAAAGATCAAAGACCGCCAGCGACGACTCATCGCTGGCGGTTTGTTGTTTTAGGACAACAAGAATTTTTCGTTGCCACATACACGGAACTCACCGTTGTCGTCCCTGACGACAATCAGGTCGGGCTCTGCGTCTTGAGCAGCGGGTCCGATGAGCGTTGGAAATCCTTCAGCATAGATTCCGCTGGAGTCATCGACTTCCCACTCGGATCGTTCTTCAACTTGGTTGAAGTGATCAGCGTTGACGCATTCAACCTCCTCGTCGAGCATGTCCTCTGGGACTTCCATAATCACACTGCGGATATGGCGAATCTCTTCTTGGCCCTGAATATCCACAGT
Proteins encoded in this window:
- a CDS encoding TolB family protein, whose product is MSSKILFQRAASVVGSNDVFDLFLIDDDGSNLLRLTTSLAGKEFDSFDAAFSPTGESIVFATMRHREDAGNENTSEIYRIKKDWGVLTRLTSDGFYDSSPSWSNDGQSILFTGERPDERLFTMSAVDGSSITALPIASGGNGDRSASYSPDGSRIAFIRDFGGGIRSVFVADADGSNEQNLTTIPSLCTSPRWSPDGLRISYASDHHNPITNQLDIYVMDAADSNGDGEGDNRTRLTMDSSSTVSSQSPVFSPDGSQIAYVNNSGGKSDIHLMNADGSNPAVFQSYGEDCFLCDWK
- a CDS encoding phage/plasmid primase, P4 family; this encodes MYLSNTEQILVDESTRNHRTEIVSRLYEMNFNLIPMNGKNPCVQWKEFQTRRVSAGELKEWLPGKFPTKDGRRIWKARNHNFALLTGAIPWSDDNPGIIVVDSDDEEAEELVRNHCPPTPMMQVTGSGNKQFVYRRPSIEAHPFIGSPTKLRLDGKQYNLDIRGDGGLIMIPGSIHPKTGSMYEEVTPWTMELLMECPVYDPAWLPDETAKTKKAAASVTTDIISNEHEGLIAQVQTEVEERESQARQYLKSVPGTQQGTGADNKCSALTMKLLYGFALPVNVVQEMLSEWARKPDQFDASCGWYPWTDDEIARKIDWCLGQTYEGKIADRLSPFRDVGPMEAKVDDVVKPVDDNHTIDPNNHLETAELFRRECFAHNHKPTLIHHQATWHGWTGRLYEVITDDDIKARLWKWMATCKTWSKDKRTTFKPTRNVVGGVMDALKAVTNQSSQLEAPCWLSSGPEEIIAFDNGLLNVREFLSGKDNLLQHTPNWFSPNCLPHRFDRHADCPTWMGFLNQVFDEDEERISTLRQWFGYNLANDNRQHKIAMLIGPPRSGKGTTMAMMSAMLGRHNIANTSLASLGGRFGLEPLVGKMSALIDEGHLGRYSDNSLILERLKAISGGSEQTVDRKGVKAISSVAMKVRFTMAVNELPRLSDSSAALRSRLLIIPYNNTYEGKEDFGLVDRLLKEVSGITNWSLEGLKQLRANGRFKNPVAGEKIMRDFVYLSSPVQSFLDECCLVGPDKSVRFDDIQAVWKVWCEQNGHVSGSNNDFGRKLRAAIPRIDDERRRNGASRDRWYKGLGLNPETISQQNCRSMIS